AAGATCAGGCGGCGTATGAAAAAGGGGTTCTCGATATCCTGAACCGCTACTTCGATCTGCTTTTGGTGCATTCCGATCCCGAACTCATCCCCCTGGAAGAGAGTTTCGAACGCATCGGTGAAATTAAAATTCCAATCTTCTACACTGGATTCATCGTGAGGGATGCTCCTGTCCAGGTGGAAGCACACAGGGGAAAAATCATTGTGGTGAGCAGTGGGGGAGGAAGAGTGGGAATCGAACTTCTCAGTTCGGCCATAAAAGCGGTTCAAATGCTGGCCGATGAAGACCTTCACCTCAGAGTTTTTGTAGGGCCTTTCATGGAAGCCTCGGATCGAAAGAATTTGACCGATCTGGCGGCGGGCGATGCCGACATTCAATTGCTCCCTTTTTCTTTGGACTTCCTGTCGGAATTGGCCCATGCGGACCTTTCCATCAGCATGGCAGGCTACAACACCTGCATGGATATTCTCAGCACCGGAGTCCGGGCTCTGGTCTACCCCTTTCCGCAAAACCGTGAACAAGCCCTGCGCGCACAAAAACTGGAGAAGCTGGGGCAACTCAAAGTCATACCATCCTTGGCCGTGCAACCGCTCGCTCAATGTATCCTTTCAGAATTGCGGGCGAAGTATTCAACACGCAGAGGACGCCTGAACCTTTCCGGCAAAACGAACACGGCTGTATTCATCGATAGATATTGTCGAAACCAGAGTTAAAGTGAGGAGCCTTTTTTGCACTTATCCTGGAATACTCCGGTTTTCCTTAATCCGCCAGAGCAGCTGCCGAGATATAATCACTCGCATGCCACTCACCGCTTCCTGCTATCCTGTTACTTGCACCATCCGCCAGACAATGGTAATAGATTACAGGTGTGCGGAGGTAAACAGGTTTTGTCTGCTTCATCATCGGATAATCTCAGAAATACCGATCGGGAACGTTTGGCTATTCCTCTTGGAGAAAACTCTCATTTTGCCTTCAATGGCAAGCTCTATATTTGAGCAAATCCCAAAGGGGTTCGGCTCTAAGAGGCTGTCTGAAAATTCTTCTGCTTGGGAGCCGAACCTGCTTCGATTCCCCCCTTTGAGGGGGGGGGTGTTTTTCTGGTTCGCGAAATCTTGACACCCCCTACCCCCCTCAAGGGGGAAATTTTCAGACATCCTCTAACGCCTTGAATAGAGACGGTGATTCAAGACTCAGGACATCCTGAGCACGGGAGTATGATCGAATGGACAGGCGGCAGCTTCGACCCGGAAGCATTCAATCTGGATGCAGTCAATGAGGGGCTGAAAAGATTCAAATAGTGGTTTGCCTCCTATATGTCTTCAGCGACATCTTTTACGTGCTGCCAAATAACTTCCGACCTCATTATCCGAATCGGTACAGAAGCCATTCCAGCGCCCTGAACGAAAGGAGAAAAGCATGATCCTGAAAGGAAAGCTTTTTGCCGAGTCCCCAATCTACAGAGGGAATGCGAGAAAAACTCTTTTTACACGAGATGGAGACGGGACCCAACGGCTGGTGTCTCTGGCCGGTGAGATAGAAGGAACCGCCGAAGCTCTCATGGATGCATTCATCGGCAGATCGCGCAGCGGGAAAAATACAGGGCTGCTCAATCAACTGTGGTTCAGGCTGTATGGCTCATCGATACCTGAAGGATTGATTACTAAAGTTCATTGTAGCCTTCAGGAGAAAAGCTACTCCAGAGATCACCTCTTCGACATACGCATGGGTATCAAGTTGAACGAGGATCGATGGGCGGCCGAAGCCAATGCGAACTACAAAATGGAAACTCTGTATAAAAACGCGGCTTTCGATTTCGCCATGACGGTGAACGATTCGGTTCTGAAACGGGATGAGAATAGGAGCAGGCTGTTCTTTGTGCTCCAGGAACTCAAGGAAGGGCGTTTCTGGTTCGGAGCAGGAAAGAGCAAAGGGCTGGGGCGTTGCCGGCTTGAAATGGAGCTGCCCTTCTCGCCTGGTGAATCCCCGCCCTCTGTTTCTCCCCAGGCAAACCACCTGACGATATCCCTTTCCTTTAAGTTGGAAACTCCAGTCCTGGTTGGATGGCCCTGGGGGAAGATCGATCCCTCTAAACCCGCTTTTGCCGCCATTGACGGACGACAGCTCATAGAAGCGATGCGAGATATTCCCCAGCCGATCCGCAAGAGGCTGGAGACAACCATAGGCGGGCCTGTTCTCAGCCCGGAGAACTGGAAAAAGAAGTTCAGCGAGTTTTTTCCAAGAATCCTGGCTGTTTGGCTGATGGAGCAATCGAGCAGGGAAGAAGAAACCTGGTTTTTGCCCTCCGCAGCCGTGGAAAAATTGGGAAAAGGAAAATACGCCTTGTCCCAAAAGCTGATGGAGCGGATACTGCCTTTGGCGGACCGCCATTTCCAGAGCAAGGAAGCAGTGGAGGCGGCCGTCAAGCAAGAGCTAGGAGCCAAGGCCAACATGGCCAAACGCGTACTCGATGTCCTTGCTCATGAGCGCAAAAAAGGCAAACGGTTCGATTCTGAAGCATGGTCCCAAATAGCTGAGGGACTGGGTTTTGACAGAGCATCAGGGGATCGTCTTGCAGGCGCTATTCAGGATGAAACGGCTCTTGCATCCATTTTGTCCCAGGAGTGTGCCAAAATCCTTCCAGGGTTCTTCCAGCAGGTGGATCAACAGATACGGTTGATTCAAAGCGATAGCTGGATCGATGAAGAGATTGCCGTCCGGGAAGAGCACCTTCACATCAAGAACATGCTCAGAGAGGGAAAAATCGAGGAGTGGCAATGGCTAAGCCCGGACTATACCCCTCAAGGTATCCGCTCTTCGACGTGGAAGGAATTCCTCGAATCCCACCAGCGCGTGCAATTTCGCCATATGCTCAATTCCAAAAATTTGAACAAGAGCATTATCAACGATAAGAACCTGATTGCACTCCTCGAAGGCTACCGCGATCATACCCGCCAGGAACTCTCTCAGCCCTACAACACCGACTTCAGGTCCGGAGGAGTATCCAACCGTGAAATCTCCAGGAAATACGGTAAACCCTATGACACGGTTTTTATGAGGATGCTCTCCTGGGCTCCGTCCGCCCAGGAACAGAGTATGTGGGAGATCTACATTCCTGGGAGTACCGTCAAAGGCGCCTTCAGGAAACGTGCATCCCAACTGCTGAAGACCCTGCGGGGGGACTCGGCTGGAACGACATCCATTTTAAATCGGCTGTTTGGAGAGCAGGGGCAAAGAGGGTTGGTCTATTTTTCCGATGCGTATCTCACAGATGCACTCGTTCCTGGCCGTTCGTGGTGCTCCATGGATGGCGTGAAAATGGATCCCGCAACGGGCGGTCCTACCGAAGAAGCCAAAGCGGATTATCTTTTCGCCTTCGGAAAAGACCTCTCGTTCAATCTTCGGTTGGATATTCAGAATCTGAGCGAGCAGGACATGGAGGCATTTTCCATCTTGACTCATTTGCTCGAGGACTTCCGGAAGGGCGATATCCCATTGGGCGGAGAAAAAACATGCGGCTTTGGCTGGGTCAAAGGCACAATCAGGAATATTCACTGGATTACAGGAGCACCGCCCCAGGAAGACTCCGTAGGAAAAAAGTTATTCGGGAAGCAAACTCACGCTCGCGACGGAATATGGTACAGCCTCAATCTCAAGGATGAAGCCGCAAAAGAGGCATTGCACATTGCCCCTCTCGCTCCGAAAGGGAAGAAGGACGTTCAGCCTCCCCCGAGATCGAAACAGGGCTTCATTTCTCATAGCGCATTCGGTGGTTATTGCGGTGTTCTTTCCATACAAGGGGAGGTCCTGACTCCTCTCAGCATCAAGGAAAGCGGAGAGCCGTCCTTTGTGCACGTTCCGGATGATCCCCTCGAGGGCGTCATCAATGGCTGGGAGCCTTTTTCCATGTCCCCCCCGGAAGCATCCCTCAGGGCCCCCTCCAGGCTCTACGCCCTGCCGAGCAAGAGCATCAGGGGAATGATTCGACACATCTACACCATTGCAAGCGATTCGAGCAAGGCCAGCCACGACATCAGTCGGCTCAATCCTACGGATAGCCTGTTTGGCTGGGTAGGAAGCGGCCCGAACCAGGCCATCATGGCAAGGCTCTCCTTCGATTTCGCTCTGTTCAAGAAAGCGGAAACCGCCTGGTTCAAGGTGCCGTACCCTTACGGAATGTGGCATTATGTCGATGGCCAATGGAAAAAGATTCCCAAGCAGCAGGCATCGGTTCTGCATATCGCCGGAAGCTGGAGGATCTTTCCTCACGCGCCCCTCGCACCCTGTGTGATAAAACTGGATGATTTCAAGCCGGATACTCCAAGAGCCGACTACATCAAGGCCATTCTACCCGGTGGGCTGTGCCGCTTTACCCTCCGTTTCTGGAATCTGGAAAAAGAGGAGCTTCAAAGGCTGCTCTGGTGCATAGCATTGGAACAGGGCCTTGCCCACAAAATGGGAAAGGGCCGCTATCTCGGGTTTGGCAGTCTGCGCTTGAAGCTCCTGCCAGAGAGCTTTCTTACGGATTGGGCAGATCGGTATTCAGGAAAGGGAAAGAGGGATCAAGCCGGGCAGTTACCCATAAGCCTCGAAGAATGGATCAATCCTAAAGTGATTCACCATCACTCCGAACTGCGGAAGGCGTTAGATGCTCAACGGATTTGACTGGTTGCGCCGCAGCAGGACTGGTGCTGAACTTTTGGCCACCTTGAGATACCTTTCCGAAAATCCTGATTTTCCATTGACCCGCACGGAAATAGGGGCTCCTCACTCCGCAACGGAGGGACCCTGCCAGCGGTGCTGGATCTATCCCCGCATAGATGCCGGGGAGCCTTATTGTAAGGATTGCAGCGAAATCCTTCAGCGAGTCCATGGCCTGTCCACAGCATCCCGTCATGCGGCAATTCTCTGGGGATTCTTCAATCAATTGCCCACAGAAATACTTCAATGGGAAGGTAAAAACCGAAACAAGCATCTGCTCGGCTCCTATATCCATGACGCCAACCATTTTCTTATTGTGATGGATCGCCGGGAATTGAGACCCTGGCTTCAGGATCTCACCATTTACTACGGATTCGATCTTCGTGGAATTTTACAGATATTTCCGACCACCGGAGCGGGAACGAGGACCTGTATGGGAGATATTCTGTGCAGGGCCGTCCACCGGGATCTTTACCTGCCCATGGGGCAGATGCACATTCGTTTTTACTCGGCTCCCTATCAACTGCTCAACCCTCGCCTGCGCGATCTGAAGGGAATGCTGACCTTTGATCTCTCGGATTTCTTGAAGCTGCTGGAAATGGCGGAAATATTCCGTGCCTTGCTCCGTCCGGAAGAACAACAGGAATTCCGTGACTTGCTGAGCATTCGAGATAAGCAAGAATCCCAGTTTTACTGGGGAAGATTTTTGGGAAGGTTGGAACAGCGAGCCAGGGACATGTTGACGGCATGGAAAATGAGACAATGGCCAAAGAACCGGATCAAAGTATTCTATGAGCTTCTCGACTACGTACAACTCATTCAAGCAGATTAAACTGATTCGTTATCTCGTAACATGGCGGGTCAACAGCTCTCTGGTAACGCTGCCGGAGTGCTTTGCCGTCGAGTTGTCTCATGTTATTGGTACGATCATCTCCAACCGCCTTCCCAGCCGGGAAGCTGCTCGATGGCAAAAGGCCTTATCCTCGTTGAATAAATATTTCGATGCACATCCCGTGAAAGGCGAAAAACCGCTCCAATCAACGGTTTTCCCTGATGTATCATGGCCCATTGATGCCGTGCTCTTTGAGTATCCCGGAAAAACGACTTATGGATTTGGAGAGCTGATTTTCTGGGAATTGAAACTTTTGGGGGATGCCGCGGATCACGGCTTTTTTTTGGAAACGATCCTTCCGGCAATGGAAGAAGCTGGCTACACTTCGGATGAAAGGTGGAACCGACCAAACAGGATCTGGGGAAGATTCGACATTCATGCAGTCTACGCAGCTCGAGGATCATGCTGGGATCCCATAGTGAGTGACGGGCGACTGGACCTCCGACCCCAGCCAAGCGCGTCTCAATGGGCTGAAGGGTTGACGTTTGGCTCTCACGTTGAGAGTGCTTTCAGACAACTGATATGGCTCACACCCTTTGAACTCGAAGGCATTGCCAAGGAGAAGGAACCAGGCCATGCCGATGATCAGGGAGATATTCCAGAGGGCCGGAGCCCCGTCATGAAAGCTATTTTGGAAGCACTGGCATCACGTTTGAGTTCGTTGCTCCAGGGGAGACGCAAAACAGCCGGTTATCCACAAGATATTCTCGATGATGAATGGAGGCTCATTCTACAAGAAGCCTTTGAACAGGTAATTCAAACGCCTTTGCTTTTCAAGGACCTAAAAAACGTCTCGAAGGGATGTCCAGGGCAGTGGACAGGAAAACATGTCTTTGGCCCTCTTCCAAAAGAGATCATCCCATGCCTTGAATTGGCATCCATACTTCATATCGGCAAATACACCCATTTCGGATGTGGGACATTCACATTGGCGTAAACGGGCTTACATTCGGCATGGGGGAGGATGGACATGAAAAATACAGCAAACAAGCACGTCAGCCCCTTTGCTCATTCATCCCGAGGTTGAGTGAGCGGTTCTCTTTTTTGCAGATCGATTCAATTTCATCCGCCGTCATTGGGAAGTTGTAAAGGAAGCCCTGCCCCAGCCTGCATCCCATTTCATTCAAAACCTGAGATTGTTCCTGAGTCTCCACTCCCTCAGCCAGGAGTTTCACCCCCAGATTGCTTGCCAGATTGACGAAAGCTTTGATGAGTGTTTTTGAACGTTCCGAATCACTTTTTCGATTTTCCAGATCTTGGATGAAGGATTGATCGATTTTCAAGCAATCCACCGGAAGCCTCTGCAGGTAAGACATGGACGAGTAACCATTCCCGAAATCATCGATGGCTATGGTCACTCCTAAGTTACGAAGCTCCGTCAGCTGCATCCCCACCCTCTTGTGGTCCTTCATGAAAATGCTCTCCGTCAGCTCCAGTTCGAGCCAGCGGGGTTCAAGTCCCGTCTCTTCGAGGATCAGAGACACCTGCTGAACAAAATCGGATTCCATGAACTGCACCACCGACACATTGACGGCAACCCTGAAGGGGTCAAAGCCCTGCCTCTGCCAATCCGCATTGGTCCTACACGCTTCCCGCAACACCCAGTTGCCGATGGGAACGATCAGTCCGGTTTCTTCAGCGATATGAATGAACCTCTCGGGAGGAAGGCGGCCGATTTCCGGATGATTCCAGCGAATGAGGGCTTCGACGCCGATCATTTTCCTTTCCGGCAGTTCGTACTGCGGCTGATAATGAAGTTCAAATTCGTTGCGTTCTATGGCCTTTCGCAATTCGTTTTCGATCTCCAGTCGCTCGATAACCACGGCATTCATATCTTCAGTAAAATACCGGTAGCGGTTTCCTCCGTGATTCTTGGCATGGTACATGGCGATATCGGCACTTCTTTGGAGAGTCGTCGCATCCTGTCCGTCATCGGGCGAAATGCTGATGCCGATGCTTGCCCCAATGTGAAGTTTGCGGCCCTGCAGAATGAACGGTTTCTCCATGGTGTCCAGAATTCTTTGTGCCGTTCTCGCAGCATCCCCCCTCTCACGGATATCGGCCAGAACCACCATGAACTCATCTCCCCCCATGCGCGCCAGGGTATCGCTTTTTCTCGTGCAATTCTCCAGTCGCTCAGCCACCTCTTTCAGCAGTTGGTCCCCTATATGATGCCCCAGGGAATCGTTGATATGTTTGAAACGGTCCAGATCGATGTAGAGCAGACCGATTTTGCCGCCGTAGCGCATGGTCCGGTTGAGAGCATGTTCCAGACGGTCGGCAATCAAGACCCGGTTGGGGAGCCCTGTGAGAGCATCGTGATGCGCCTGATGCGCCAGCCGCTCGGCCAACTGCCTTTGTTCCAGGGCGATGGCCGCCAGTTTGCTCGCCATCTCCAGGAGTCTGAAATCCGAATCCGCCGGACGATGCGGTCTATGGTAATAGAGGGCGACCGTGCCAAAGGTCTGACCCTTTCCTGAAAGGATCGGCACGGAGAGACAGGATCTGAGTCCATGCGCTACGGCCAAGTGTTGATATTTTTCCCATAGAGGACTTTTTTCAATATCCGCAGCCACTGCGGGCTGGCCGAAATAGGCCGCTGACCCGCAGCATCCCGTCCTGGGGCCAATTTCCAGTCCGTCCATGTTCTTGACAAAATCCTCGCAAAATCCCCGGGCAGATCCTATAAAGAGCTGTTTTCCGCGCAAAAGGGAAACTGAACAGAGGGCGTCGTTTCTCTGGCTCTCCACCATTTCAACAAGTTGCGCAAGGATATCCT
This region of Desulforhabdus amnigena genomic DNA includes:
- a CDS encoding glycosyltransferase family protein, with product MLYSQHVLGIGHFFRSMEVAKALHEHEVLFVEGGDPLPGFVPPRHVKRFILPPIMMDADFKTLEIHEGTLEEIKTGRKQMLMDAFTEFSPDVLVTELFPFGRKQFRFELIPLLDKIHEQRPSTRVVCSLRDILVEKKDQAAYEKGVLDILNRYFDLLLVHSDPELIPLEESFERIGEIKIPIFYTGFIVRDAPVQVEAHRGKIIVVSSGGGRVGIELLSSAIKAVQMLADEDLHLRVFVGPFMEASDRKNLTDLAAGDADIQLLPFSLDFLSELAHADLSISMAGYNTCMDILSTGVRALVYPFPQNREQALRAQKLEKLGQLKVIPSLAVQPLAQCILSELRAKYSTRRGRLNLSGKTNTAVFIDRYCRNQS
- the cas7-11i gene encoding type III-I CRISPR-associated gRAMP effector Cas7-11i — encoded protein: MILKGKLFAESPIYRGNARKTLFTRDGDGTQRLVSLAGEIEGTAEALMDAFIGRSRSGKNTGLLNQLWFRLYGSSIPEGLITKVHCSLQEKSYSRDHLFDIRMGIKLNEDRWAAEANANYKMETLYKNAAFDFAMTVNDSVLKRDENRSRLFFVLQELKEGRFWFGAGKSKGLGRCRLEMELPFSPGESPPSVSPQANHLTISLSFKLETPVLVGWPWGKIDPSKPAFAAIDGRQLIEAMRDIPQPIRKRLETTIGGPVLSPENWKKKFSEFFPRILAVWLMEQSSREEETWFLPSAAVEKLGKGKYALSQKLMERILPLADRHFQSKEAVEAAVKQELGAKANMAKRVLDVLAHERKKGKRFDSEAWSQIAEGLGFDRASGDRLAGAIQDETALASILSQECAKILPGFFQQVDQQIRLIQSDSWIDEEIAVREEHLHIKNMLREGKIEEWQWLSPDYTPQGIRSSTWKEFLESHQRVQFRHMLNSKNLNKSIINDKNLIALLEGYRDHTRQELSQPYNTDFRSGGVSNREISRKYGKPYDTVFMRMLSWAPSAQEQSMWEIYIPGSTVKGAFRKRASQLLKTLRGDSAGTTSILNRLFGEQGQRGLVYFSDAYLTDALVPGRSWCSMDGVKMDPATGGPTEEAKADYLFAFGKDLSFNLRLDIQNLSEQDMEAFSILTHLLEDFRKGDIPLGGEKTCGFGWVKGTIRNIHWITGAPPQEDSVGKKLFGKQTHARDGIWYSLNLKDEAAKEALHIAPLAPKGKKDVQPPPRSKQGFISHSAFGGYCGVLSIQGEVLTPLSIKESGEPSFVHVPDDPLEGVINGWEPFSMSPPEASLRAPSRLYALPSKSIRGMIRHIYTIASDSSKASHDISRLNPTDSLFGWVGSGPNQAIMARLSFDFALFKKAETAWFKVPYPYGMWHYVDGQWKKIPKQQASVLHIAGSWRIFPHAPLAPCVIKLDDFKPDTPRADYIKAILPGGLCRFTLRFWNLEKEELQRLLWCIALEQGLAHKMGKGRYLGFGSLRLKLLPESFLTDWADRYSGKGKRDQAGQLPISLEEWINPKVIHHHSELRKALDAQRI
- the cas10i gene encoding type III-I CRISPR-associated protein Cas10i, yielding MLNGFDWLRRSRTGAELLATLRYLSENPDFPLTRTEIGAPHSATEGPCQRCWIYPRIDAGEPYCKDCSEILQRVHGLSTASRHAAILWGFFNQLPTEILQWEGKNRNKHLLGSYIHDANHFLIVMDRRELRPWLQDLTIYYGFDLRGILQIFPTTGAGTRTCMGDILCRAVHRDLYLPMGQMHIRFYSAPYQLLNPRLRDLKGMLTFDLSDFLKLLEMAEIFRALLRPEEQQEFRDLLSIRDKQESQFYWGRFLGRLEQRARDMLTAWKMRQWPKNRIKVFYELLDYVQLIQAD
- the cas6 gene encoding type III-I CRISPR precrRNA processing endoribonuclease Cas6 produces the protein MSFSTTYNSFKQIKLIRYLVTWRVNSSLVTLPECFAVELSHVIGTIISNRLPSREAARWQKALSSLNKYFDAHPVKGEKPLQSTVFPDVSWPIDAVLFEYPGKTTYGFGELIFWELKLLGDAADHGFFLETILPAMEEAGYTSDERWNRPNRIWGRFDIHAVYAARGSCWDPIVSDGRLDLRPQPSASQWAEGLTFGSHVESAFRQLIWLTPFELEGIAKEKEPGHADDQGDIPEGRSPVMKAILEALASRLSSLLQGRRKTAGYPQDILDDEWRLILQEAFEQVIQTPLLFKDLKNVSKGCPGQWTGKHVFGPLPKEIIPCLELASILHIGKYTHFGCGTFTLA
- a CDS encoding EAL domain-containing protein, with the protein product MNDLSPDMEKASVLVVDDELTMRFLLREALQQGGFSVEEAANGQEALARFKSSKPMIVLLDVMMPVMDGFEACAAIRKMPAGEHVPILMVTGMDDIESINRAYEAGATDFVTKPINWIILSERVRYMLRASQAVEQLRRSEASLAEAQRIARLGSWKLDARRNEFHCSNETGRICCLPEGELVLRYEDFLSRVHPDDRDAVCKFFNSALYHGKSANFDHRILLPDGRERIVFQNVAVVSNEGGTAVEVTGTIQDITERKQAELLEAARNRVLEMVIGSHSLKDILAQLVEMVESQRNDALCSVSLLRGKQLFIGSARGFCEDFVKNMDGLEIGPRTGCCGSAAYFGQPAVAADIEKSPLWEKYQHLAVAHGLRSCLSVPILSGKGQTFGTVALYYHRPHRPADSDFRLLEMASKLAAIALEQRQLAERLAHQAHHDALTGLPNRVLIADRLEHALNRTMRYGGKIGLLYIDLDRFKHINDSLGHHIGDQLLKEVAERLENCTRKSDTLARMGGDEFMVVLADIRERGDAARTAQRILDTMEKPFILQGRKLHIGASIGISISPDDGQDATTLQRSADIAMYHAKNHGGNRYRYFTEDMNAVVIERLEIENELRKAIERNEFELHYQPQYELPERKMIGVEALIRWNHPEIGRLPPERFIHIAEETGLIVPIGNWVLREACRTNADWQRQGFDPFRVAVNVSVVQFMESDFVQQVSLILEETGLEPRWLELELTESIFMKDHKRVGMQLTELRNLGVTIAIDDFGNGYSSMSYLQRLPVDCLKIDQSFIQDLENRKSDSERSKTLIKAFVNLASNLGVKLLAEGVETQEQSQVLNEMGCRLGQGFLYNFPMTADEIESICKKENRSLNLGMNEQRG